The following are from one region of the Nostoc cf. commune SO-36 genome:
- a CDS encoding DUF3153 domain-containing protein — translation MISTYSIIGKIFWRLIRPFSFVLAKMKFPSPLNGRNRIKRVFPIRNPILWVVLLTSLLLSGCVKYDVGLNFDNSNSGELVQHIKLGERLTSFSGDSVYEWLNSIERRARELEGKAQRVSQEEIIVRIPFSNGRELQEKFNEFFNSHTNQPSKSVQSESDSELPKIESNVLLEQNNFLLLVRNRLIYDLDLRSLSLIASKGNVLANAGSILDLEFSLKTPWGAKNIRLTETAIEPEKNGNRLVWKLQPGELNHIEAVFWLPSPLGIGGLLIILFVSGGLYLRYNFMPDPRIQFPPKAAAIQEQ, via the coding sequence ATGATTTCAACTTATTCAATTATCGGAAAGATTTTCTGGCGATTAATCAGACCATTTAGTTTTGTGCTGGCAAAAATGAAATTTCCTTCACCACTAAATGGTCGAAATCGAATCAAGCGCGTCTTCCCCATCCGAAATCCTATCCTGTGGGTAGTGCTGTTAACATCCCTACTACTGTCTGGCTGTGTGAAGTACGATGTAGGGCTTAATTTTGATAACTCAAATAGTGGTGAACTAGTACAACATATTAAATTAGGAGAGCGGCTAACCAGTTTTAGTGGCGATTCTGTGTACGAATGGTTAAACAGCATAGAACGCCGCGCCCGTGAACTTGAGGGTAAAGCACAACGAGTTTCCCAAGAAGAAATCATCGTCAGAATTCCTTTTAGCAATGGTAGGGAATTGCAAGAAAAGTTCAACGAATTTTTTAACTCCCATACTAATCAACCCTCTAAGTCTGTGCAGAGCGAATCTGACTCAGAACTACCGAAAATTGAATCAAACGTACTCTTGGAGCAGAACAATTTTTTACTTTTAGTCAGAAATCGGTTGATTTATGATTTAGATTTGCGATCGCTCTCTCTAATTGCTAGCAAAGGTAATGTTCTAGCTAATGCTGGCTCAATTCTCGATTTAGAATTTAGCTTGAAGACTCCTTGGGGAGCCAAAAATATTCGACTAACTGAAACTGCAATAGAGCCAGAAAAAAATGGCAATCGATTAGTGTGGAAACTCCAGCCTGGTGAGCTAAACCACATAGAAGCAGTTTTCTGGCTTCCTAGCCCTCTTGGTATAGGTGGGTTGTTAATTATCCTGTTTGTTTCGGGAGGATTGTACTTGAGATACAATTTCATGCCAGATCCGAGAATTCAGTTTCCTCCCAAAGCAGCAGCGATCCAGGAACAGTAG
- a CDS encoding tetratricopeptide repeat protein, with the protein MSAESLEIAKTRYQAGKLAFENGQYREAVENLEKASALLARNSRLGGEVEINLVTAYEAAGRTDDAIALCERLKRHPHFETSKQARQMLYILKAPKLKRPSEWMTEIPDLGTLPDNELKISVAAKSTKSSVQQKPKSTEPEFVDLSQVNTRDNRFIWVALIAIGLTISYLVWLSFSGTPG; encoded by the coding sequence GTGAGTGCAGAAAGTTTAGAAATTGCTAAAACCCGCTACCAGGCTGGAAAACTTGCCTTTGAAAATGGGCAATACCGCGAAGCCGTAGAAAATTTAGAAAAGGCCAGTGCCCTGTTAGCTCGTAATTCTCGCCTTGGGGGTGAAGTAGAAATTAATCTGGTGACAGCTTATGAAGCAGCTGGACGCACCGATGATGCGATCGCTCTTTGCGAAAGACTCAAACGCCATCCCCATTTTGAAACCAGCAAACAAGCGCGGCAAATGCTTTACATTTTAAAAGCACCAAAGCTGAAAAGACCAAGCGAATGGATGACCGAAATCCCCGATTTGGGCACTCTACCCGATAATGAACTCAAAATTTCTGTAGCTGCTAAGTCTACTAAATCTTCTGTGCAGCAGAAGCCTAAATCTACAGAGCCAGAATTCGTTGATCTGAGTCAGGTCAATACCAGAGATAATCGCTTTATCTGGGTGGCGCTAATTGCCATTGGTTTAACCATCTCGTACTTAGTTTGGTTGAGTTTTTCAGGAACCCCTGGCTGA
- a CDS encoding FMN-dependent NADH-azoreductase, with protein sequence MVNILHIDSSPRSERSHSRELSKEFVSGWKEAHPEDAIAYRDLGHYPVPHVDEAWIAAAFTPPETHTPELTEALRISDELIDEFLAADRYVFGVPMYNFNIPSTFKAYIDQIVRANRTFSIDAQGNLKGLVEGKKAVIITARGSDFSATSPFAVYDFQEPYLRAIFGFIGITDIQFINANSLNQGDARTQSLSEAQAAIQNLITKW encoded by the coding sequence GTGGTAAACATTCTACACATTGATTCCAGCCCCCGTAGTGAACGATCGCACTCTAGAGAACTATCTAAAGAATTCGTCAGTGGTTGGAAAGAAGCGCATCCTGAAGATGCAATCGCTTATCGAGATTTAGGGCATTACCCAGTTCCTCACGTTGATGAAGCTTGGATTGCAGCAGCTTTTACACCACCAGAAACCCATACCCCAGAATTAACTGAGGCACTTAGGATTTCTGACGAGTTGATTGATGAGTTTTTGGCAGCCGATCGCTACGTCTTTGGAGTGCCAATGTATAACTTTAATATACCTTCCACTTTCAAGGCTTACATCGACCAAATCGTTCGGGCTAACCGGACTTTTAGTATAGATGCTCAAGGCAATCTTAAAGGATTAGTCGAGGGTAAAAAGGCAGTCATCATCACAGCTCGCGGTAGTGACTTTAGTGCAACATCTCCTTTTGCTGTCTATGATTTCCAAGAACCCTACCTACGGGCGATTTTTGGCTTTATTGGGATTACAGACATTCAATTTATTAACGCTAATAGCCTGAATCAAGGTGATGCCCGTACCCAATCTTTATCAGAAGCACAGGCAGCAATTCAAAATTTGATCACCAAGTGGTAA
- the ndk gene encoding nucleoside-diphosphate kinase gives MERTFLAIKPDGVQRGLVGEIIRRFETKGFTLVGLKFLKVSRELAEQHYGVHRERPFFGSLVEFITSSPVVAMVWEGDGVIASARKIIGATNPLTAEPGTIRGDFGLNIGRNLIHGSDAPETAQQEIALWFKDEELVSWQPHLTPWLHE, from the coding sequence TTGGAACGTACATTCTTAGCAATTAAGCCAGATGGAGTACAACGGGGATTAGTGGGGGAAATTATCCGTCGCTTTGAAACTAAAGGTTTTACCCTAGTTGGTTTAAAGTTTTTGAAAGTCAGCCGGGAATTAGCTGAACAACACTATGGTGTTCATCGAGAACGTCCCTTTTTTGGTAGTCTAGTCGAATTTATCACTTCTAGCCCAGTGGTGGCGATGGTATGGGAAGGTGATGGCGTTATTGCATCAGCCAGAAAGATTATTGGTGCAACAAACCCCTTAACAGCAGAGCCAGGAACGATTCGCGGCGATTTCGGGCTGAATATTGGTCGCAACTTAATTCACGGTTCTGATGCTCCAGAAACCGCGCAACAGGAAATAGCTCTATGGTTTAAGGATGAAGAATTAGTTAGTTGGCAACCACATTTAACACCTTGGTTGCACGAGTAA
- a CDS encoding AI-2E family transporter, with protein MRRSASLQRFLIYGLSGPIIALNVWLLSVLFRYFQHPITVLSIAAILAFLLNYPVKFFERAQITRTQAVIVVLLATLTLFGILGVTLVPLIIDQTIQLLNKIPDWLTASQTNLEQFEIVAKQRRLPIDLRVVSSQINANIQNVVQQLASGAVGFAGTLLSGLLNLVLVIVLAFYMLLYGDRVWYGLINLLPSNIGDPLTASLRLNFQNFFLSQLLLGLFMVLTLTPIFLVMKVPFALLFAILIGISELIPFIGASLGIGLVTILVLLQNWWLAVQVAIAAILMQQLKDNLLAPRLLGNFIGLNPIWIFVAILMGFEIAGLLGTLVAVPIAGTIKGTFDAIKSGKPGNFASTVTIAHDPPPD; from the coding sequence ATGCGCCGTTCGGCCTCCCTTCAACGCTTCTTAATTTATGGTCTGAGCGGTCCGATTATCGCTCTCAATGTTTGGTTGCTGTCCGTGCTTTTTCGCTATTTCCAGCATCCCATTACCGTCTTGAGCATTGCGGCAATTTTGGCTTTTCTCCTCAATTACCCGGTTAAGTTCTTTGAACGCGCTCAGATCACCCGCACTCAGGCGGTGATCGTAGTTTTACTTGCAACATTAACTCTATTTGGGATTTTAGGCGTTACCCTAGTGCCCTTGATCATTGACCAAACAATCCAACTGTTAAATAAGATCCCTGATTGGTTAACGGCCAGTCAAACAAATCTAGAGCAGTTTGAGATAGTTGCAAAGCAACGACGTTTGCCGATTGATCTGAGGGTTGTGAGCAGTCAAATCAATGCCAACATTCAAAATGTGGTGCAACAGCTAGCTTCTGGTGCAGTAGGATTTGCTGGAACACTGCTGTCAGGATTACTTAACTTAGTGTTAGTCATTGTGCTTGCATTTTATATGCTTTTATATGGCGATCGCGTCTGGTATGGTCTGATCAATCTGTTGCCATCTAATATTGGAGATCCTCTTACGGCATCCTTACGCTTAAATTTCCAGAACTTCTTTCTTAGCCAGTTGTTGCTAGGACTATTCATGGTGCTAACCCTGACACCTATTTTCTTAGTAATGAAGGTTCCCTTTGCTCTGTTGTTTGCCATATTAATTGGTATTTCAGAACTGATTCCCTTTATCGGGGCATCTTTGGGCATTGGTCTGGTGACAATTTTAGTACTGCTACAAAATTGGTGGTTAGCAGTTCAAGTTGCGATCGCGGCGATTCTCATGCAGCAGCTTAAGGATAACCTGTTAGCTCCCAGATTACTCGGCAACTTTATTGGGTTGAATCCCATCTGGATTTTTGTAGCTATTTTGATGGGATTTGAGATTGCTGGGCTGTTAGGAACGCTTGTTGCTGTTCCCATTGCCGGTACTATTAAAGGCACTTTCGATGCGATCAAAAGCGGCAAGCCTGGTAATTTTGCCTCAACTGTTACCATTGCTCATGACCCACCTCCAGATTAA
- the pdxH gene encoding pyridoxamine 5'-phosphate oxidase encodes MDKTIADLRKDYTLEGLSELEVNLNPFIQFKKWFDQALAAQLPEPNAMTIATATPDGKPSARMVLLKDFDERGFVLFTNYNSHKGQELAENPQASLVFWWAELERQVRISGYVEKVTETESDQYFESRPANSRLGAWVSNQSEVIESREVLERRLQDFQSKYENQEIPRPPHWGGLRVIPTGIEFWQGRSSRLHDRLLYSRLDNGTWKIERLSP; translated from the coding sequence ATGGACAAAACTATAGCTGACCTTCGCAAAGACTACACCTTGGAAGGTTTAAGCGAACTCGAAGTAAACCTCAACCCTTTTATCCAATTTAAAAAATGGTTCGATCAGGCTTTAGCAGCCCAGCTCCCTGAACCTAATGCTATGACCATTGCCACCGCCACACCAGACGGTAAGCCCTCAGCCAGAATGGTATTACTCAAGGATTTTGATGAAAGGGGCTTTGTCTTATTCACCAATTACAACAGTCATAAAGGACAAGAACTAGCAGAAAATCCCCAGGCGAGCTTAGTTTTTTGGTGGGCAGAACTGGAGCGTCAAGTCCGAATTTCAGGATATGTGGAAAAAGTTACTGAAACTGAGTCAGACCAGTATTTTGAAAGTCGGCCTGCTAACAGTCGCTTGGGTGCATGGGTATCTAATCAAAGCGAGGTGATAGAAAGCCGAGAAGTCCTGGAGCGACGCTTGCAGGACTTCCAGAGCAAATATGAAAATCAGGAGATTCCTCGACCACCTCATTGGGGAGGCTTACGAGTGATCCCCACAGGAATTGAGTTTTGGCAAGGACGCTCTAGCCGTCTTCACGATCGCTTGCTCTATAGCCGTTTAGATAATGGCACTTGGAAAATTGAGCGATTGTCACCGTGA
- a CDS encoding Uma2 family endonuclease translates to MTTLLIQTESTPLTVNFPSLVQMTNEQFYEFCQANGDLRIERTANGEVIIMPPAFSDTGNRNFNIAAQLGYWTEQDGTGIGFDSSTGFTLPNGAMRSPDASWIELERWNALTDVQKASFAPICPSFVIELRSSSDRLIKLQDKMQEYINNGTSLGWLIDRQNRKVYIYRPNREVEILENPEAVSGNPELSGFILRMTKIW, encoded by the coding sequence ATGACCACGCTGCTAATTCAAACTGAAAGCACACCCCTAACGGTAAATTTCCCTTCGCTGGTTCAGATGACAAATGAGCAGTTCTACGAATTTTGTCAAGCCAATGGAGATTTACGAATCGAGCGCACTGCTAATGGCGAAGTTATCATTATGCCACCAGCTTTTTCAGATACGGGCAACCGTAACTTTAACATTGCTGCACAGCTTGGGTATTGGACTGAACAAGATGGCACTGGCATAGGCTTTGACTCCAGTACAGGTTTTACGCTACCTAATGGAGCGATGCGTTCCCCTGATGCTTCTTGGATTGAACTGGAGCGCTGGAACGCCTTAACAGATGTACAAAAAGCCTCATTTGCACCAATTTGTCCTAGCTTTGTCATTGAGTTACGCTCATCCAGTGATCGCCTGATCAAATTACAAGACAAAATGCAGGAGTACATCAATAACGGTACATCACTAGGCTGGTTAATTGATCGGCAGAATCGAAAAGTCTACATTTACCGTCCTAATCGAGAAGTTGAGATTTTGGAAAATCCCGAAGCCGTTAGTGGTAATCCAGAATTATCAGGATTTATCCTACGGATGACCAAAATTTGGTAA
- a CDS encoding shikimate kinase yields MSNLLQGVNLYLIGMMGVGKTTIGRLLTKELGYRFVDTDDVIAQATGKSINQIFAEEGEAGFRQLESDVLSQVCAFTKLTIATGGGIVLRRENWGYLHHGLIVWLDVPVEIIYSRLAEDTTRPLLQDADPKGKLRSLLEQRTPLYSQADLHITEREGDTPEDIAKRILEAIPGVLKPQASR; encoded by the coding sequence GTGAGCAACTTATTACAAGGAGTCAACCTTTACTTAATTGGGATGATGGGCGTTGGTAAGACGACAATAGGGCGCTTACTGACAAAAGAATTGGGTTATAGGTTTGTGGATACCGATGATGTTATTGCTCAAGCAACAGGTAAATCTATCAATCAGATATTTGCAGAAGAAGGTGAAGCAGGGTTTCGCCAGTTAGAAAGCGACGTACTTTCACAAGTTTGTGCTTTTACAAAGTTGACTATCGCAACTGGTGGGGGCATTGTACTCCGGCGAGAAAATTGGGGTTACTTGCACCACGGTTTGATAGTCTGGCTAGATGTGCCAGTGGAGATAATTTACAGCCGTTTAGCTGAGGATACCACAAGACCACTGCTACAAGATGCTGATCCTAAAGGTAAGCTGCGATCGCTCCTCGAACAACGAACACCACTTTACTCTCAAGCCGATTTGCACATCACCGAGCGAGAGGGAGATACACCTGAAGACATCGCCAAACGAATACTTGAGGCAATTCCTGGCGTTCTCAAACCCCAAGCTTCTCGTTAA
- a CDS encoding segregation/condensation protein A gives MEASELLETITLLIYQAEQGEIDPWDVQVIEVIDRYLELMAPEAIGRGYEADLSQSGQAFLSASMLVLFKANTLMQLSTVGDVLDGVEDDALLLGEDGSHQGHRLPLERQLRRRPAAMPPPKRRVTLQELIKQLQIMANQLKLVEKASKPIRPRRLPSVQSMREALELAHQENLTEVAGELEQVLKLSAKELSLEQNWLNLEQLVELWTQTKLVNQNGSGHESKRSQLVSVFWALLLLSAQSKVELFQEEFYHEIKIRLLRDSANSCQPFEQPMN, from the coding sequence ATGGAAGCTTCCGAGCTATTAGAAACAATCACACTTTTGATTTACCAAGCCGAACAGGGAGAAATTGATCCTTGGGATGTCCAAGTGATTGAGGTGATTGACCGTTACTTAGAACTGATGGCACCGGAGGCAATAGGAAGAGGTTATGAAGCGGACTTGTCTCAATCTGGACAGGCATTTTTGTCAGCATCAATGTTGGTATTATTCAAGGCAAATACTTTGATGCAATTGTCAACAGTAGGAGATGTGCTAGATGGTGTAGAAGATGATGCATTATTGTTAGGTGAAGACGGTTCACATCAAGGTCATCGTCTACCGCTAGAACGGCAATTGCGTCGTCGTCCAGCAGCAATGCCGCCACCAAAGCGCCGTGTGACTCTGCAAGAGTTAATCAAGCAATTGCAGATCATGGCGAATCAATTGAAACTGGTAGAAAAAGCCAGTAAACCTATCCGTCCCAGACGCCTGCCTAGCGTCCAAAGTATGCGGGAGGCACTGGAGTTAGCTCACCAGGAAAATCTGACAGAAGTAGCTGGCGAACTGGAGCAGGTGTTGAAATTGTCGGCAAAAGAGCTAAGTCTAGAACAAAATTGGTTAAATTTAGAACAACTTGTAGAGTTGTGGACTCAGACCAAGCTTGTTAACCAAAATGGCTCTGGACATGAGTCTAAGCGCAGTCAACTAGTTAGCGTTTTCTGGGCATTACTACTATTATCGGCTCAATCGAAAGTAGAGCTATTTCAAGAGGAGTTTTACCATGAGATTAAAATTCGCTTACTTAGAGATTCAGCCAACTCCTGCCAACCTTTTGAGCAACCGATGAACTAA
- the speA gene encoding biosynthetic arginine decarboxylase, which produces MGADSTATSDEVVLPSNGHKEVKNHKQKKLLPPSTTTQDLPRSWKIEDSEALYRIEGWGQPYFSISAAGHVTVAPKGDRGGSLDLFELVNSMKQRNLGLPMLIRFSDILEDRIERLNACFAKAIARYNYPGVYRGVFPVKCNQERHLIEDLVKFGKPHQFGLEAGSKPELMIALAVLDTPGALLVCNGYKDREYIETAMLAQRLGQTPIIVIEQIEEVDLVIDANRQLGIKPILGVRAKLSTQGMGRWGTSSGDRAKFGLTMPEVIEAVDKLREADLLDSLQLMHFHIGSQISAINVIKDAIQEASRIYVELSMLGADMKYLDVGGGLGVDYDGSQTNFYASKNYNMQNYANDIVAELKDTCAEREIPVPTLISESGRAIASHQSVLIFDVLSTSDVPLDSPEPPQEGESPIINYLWETYQSINQENYQEFYHDAAQFKEEAISRFNLGILRLRERAKAERLYWACCQKILNITRQQEYVPDELEDLEKIMASIYYVNMSVFQSAPDCWAIDQLFPIMPIHRLDEEPTRRGILADLTCDSDGKIDRFIDLRDVKSVLELHTYKPGEPYYLGMFLNGAYQEIMGNLHNLFGDTNAVHIQLTPKGYQIEHVVKGDTMSEVVSYVQYDSEDMVENIRQRCEKALEENRITLAESQRLLQTYEQSLRRYTYLNS; this is translated from the coding sequence ATGGGTGCTGATTCAACTGCTACATCTGACGAGGTGGTACTACCGTCTAATGGACACAAAGAAGTGAAAAATCATAAGCAAAAAAAGCTGTTACCACCTAGTACTACCACACAAGATTTACCTCGCTCTTGGAAAATTGAGGATAGTGAAGCCTTGTACCGGATTGAAGGATGGGGACAACCTTATTTTTCCATTAGCGCTGCTGGTCACGTTACCGTAGCACCCAAGGGCGATCGCGGGGGATCTCTTGACTTGTTTGAATTGGTCAACTCCATGAAACAGCGCAACTTGGGACTTCCCATGTTGATTCGCTTTTCTGATATTTTGGAAGACCGGATTGAGCGGTTGAACGCTTGTTTTGCTAAAGCGATCGCTCGCTATAATTACCCTGGTGTCTACCGTGGCGTGTTTCCCGTCAAATGCAACCAAGAACGGCATTTGATTGAGGATTTAGTGAAATTTGGCAAACCCCATCAATTTGGTTTAGAAGCCGGTTCCAAGCCAGAATTAATGATTGCTCTGGCTGTATTGGATACACCAGGAGCGTTGTTAGTTTGCAACGGCTACAAAGACCGAGAATATATCGAAACGGCAATGCTAGCCCAAAGACTAGGGCAAACACCAATCATCGTCATAGAACAGATTGAAGAGGTTGATTTGGTAATTGATGCCAATCGCCAGTTAGGTATCAAGCCAATATTAGGTGTTCGAGCTAAACTCAGTACCCAAGGCATGGGACGTTGGGGAACTTCCAGTGGCGATCGCGCTAAATTTGGTTTGACAATGCCCGAAGTAATTGAGGCTGTTGACAAGTTACGCGAAGCTGACCTGCTCGATTCTTTGCAATTGATGCATTTCCACATCGGCTCACAAATTTCTGCCATTAATGTGATTAAAGATGCCATCCAAGAAGCCAGCCGCATTTATGTGGAATTGTCGATGCTGGGGGCAGATATGAAATACCTTGATGTTGGTGGTGGCTTGGGCGTAGATTATGATGGCTCACAAACCAACTTCTATGCATCGAAAAATTACAATATGCAGAACTATGCCAACGACATCGTGGCAGAGTTAAAAGATACCTGTGCTGAACGGGAAATACCCGTACCAACACTGATTAGTGAAAGTGGACGAGCGATCGCATCCCATCAGTCGGTGCTGATTTTCGACGTTCTTAGCACTAGTGATGTCCCTCTCGATTCACCAGAACCTCCACAAGAGGGAGAATCCCCAATTATCAATTACTTGTGGGAAACTTACCAATCCATCAACCAAGAGAACTATCAAGAGTTCTACCACGACGCTGCACAATTCAAAGAAGAAGCCATCAGCCGCTTCAACTTAGGAATATTACGCCTCAGAGAACGAGCCAAAGCCGAACGCCTCTACTGGGCTTGTTGTCAGAAAATTCTTAACATTACTAGACAGCAAGAGTACGTACCCGATGAACTGGAAGACCTAGAAAAAATCATGGCTTCCATCTACTACGTGAATATGTCAGTGTTTCAATCAGCACCAGATTGCTGGGCGATCGATCAGCTATTCCCGATCATGCCAATTCACCGCTTGGATGAAGAACCAACGCGGCGGGGAATTTTGGCAGACCTCACCTGCGATAGTGATGGTAAAATTGACCGTTTTATTGACCTGCGCGATGTCAAATCGGTTTTAGAGTTGCACACTTACAAGCCCGGAGAACCTTATTATTTGGGGATGTTCTTAAATGGAGCTTACCAAGAAATCATGGGCAATTTGCACAACTTATTTGGCGATACTAACGCCGTTCATATCCAATTAACGCCCAAAGGCTACCAGATTGAACACGTTGTCAAAGGTGACACCATGAGCGAAGTAGTGAGTTACGTCCAGTATGACTCCGAAGATATGGTGGAAAACATTCGCCAGCGTTGTGAGAAAGCATTAGAAGAAAACCGTATTACTCTAGCAGAATCTCAGCGACTATTGCAAACCTACGAGCAGAGTCTTAGAAGATATACGTACTTGAATAGTTAG
- the argB gene encoding acetylglutamate kinase: protein MTDNDSEYIRQTEATRVRVLSEALPYIQQFAGRTVVVKYGGAAMKDSTLKDKVIRDIVFLSCVGLRPIVVHGGGPEINSWLDKLGIEPQFKNGLRVTDAATMDVVEMVLVGRVNKEIVALINQAGGLAVGLCGKDGNLFTARPQGQEGIGFVGEVSNVNIKILDTLASNGYIPVVSSVAADETGQAYNINADTVAGEIAAALGAEKLILLTDTSGILKDYKDQSTLIPKVDIREARELIASGIVSGGMIPKVSCCVRSLAQGVRAAHIIDGRIPHALLLEIFTDVGIGTMILGSQFM from the coding sequence ATGACGGACAACGATTCTGAATACATCAGACAAACTGAAGCCACTCGTGTACGTGTACTAAGCGAAGCACTACCTTATATTCAACAATTCGCCGGTCGCACTGTTGTTGTCAAATATGGTGGCGCAGCGATGAAAGATAGCACACTCAAAGACAAAGTTATCCGCGATATTGTATTCTTATCCTGCGTTGGCTTGCGTCCGATTGTAGTCCACGGCGGTGGCCCAGAAATTAACAGTTGGTTAGATAAACTGGGCATCGAACCACAATTTAAGAATGGTTTGCGAGTCACTGATGCTGCCACAATGGATGTGGTAGAAATGGTTTTAGTTGGTCGAGTTAACAAAGAAATTGTCGCGCTAATTAACCAAGCTGGTGGATTGGCTGTAGGACTTTGCGGAAAAGACGGGAATCTATTTACAGCCCGTCCCCAAGGTCAAGAAGGCATCGGTTTTGTGGGGGAAGTCAGCAATGTTAACATCAAGATTTTAGACACCCTCGCTAGCAATGGCTATATTCCGGTGGTGTCCAGCGTCGCCGCAGACGAGACGGGGCAAGCTTATAACATTAACGCCGATACTGTAGCTGGAGAAATCGCTGCTGCATTGGGAGCAGAAAAGTTAATTTTACTGACAGACACCAGTGGAATTTTAAAAGATTACAAAGACCAATCTACTTTGATTCCAAAAGTAGATATCCGCGAAGCCCGCGAGTTGATTGCTAGTGGTATAGTCAGTGGTGGGATGATTCCCAAAGTGAGTTGTTGTGTGCGATCGCTTGCTCAAGGAGTACGTGCAGCACACATTATCGATGGTCGCATTCCTCACGCCCTGTTACTCGAAATCTTTACTGATGTTGGGATTGGGACGATGATTCTGGGTTCGCAGTTTATGTAA
- a CDS encoding sugar phosphate nucleotidyltransferase encodes MKAMILAAGKGTRVRPITYTIPKPMIPILQKPVMEFLLELLRQHGFDQIMVNVSHLAEEIENYFRDGQRFGVQIAYSFEGKIDDNGKLEGEAIGSAGGMRRIQDFSPFFDDTFVVLCGDALIDLDLTAAVKWHRAKGSIATIITKSVPKEEVSSYGVVVTDEDGRVKAFQEKPSTEEALSTNINTGIYIFEPEVFNYIPSDIEYDIGSELFPKLVEIQAPFYAIPMDFEWVDIGKVPDYWRAIRGVLLGEIKNVQIPGHEVAPGIYTGLNVAVNWDKVDITGPVYIGGMTRIEDGAKIVGPAMIGPNCWICSGATVENSVIFEWSRLGPGVRLVDKLVFGRYCVDKTGAAIDVQAAALDWLITDARQTVPSHTPVERQAIEELLGTTTN; translated from the coding sequence ATGAAAGCGATGATTCTCGCGGCTGGCAAGGGTACTCGCGTGCGTCCGATTACCTATACAATTCCCAAACCGATGATTCCCATCCTGCAAAAGCCAGTGATGGAGTTCTTGCTGGAACTGTTACGCCAACATGGATTTGACCAAATTATGGTCAACGTTAGTCATTTGGCTGAGGAAATAGAAAATTATTTCCGTGACGGTCAACGGTTTGGGGTACAGATTGCCTATTCATTTGAAGGCAAAATTGATGACAACGGTAAACTAGAGGGAGAAGCAATCGGTTCTGCTGGAGGAATGCGGCGCATCCAAGACTTCTCACCCTTTTTTGATGATACCTTTGTAGTTTTGTGTGGTGATGCTTTAATTGACCTGGATTTAACTGCGGCGGTTAAATGGCATAGAGCTAAAGGCTCAATCGCTACTATTATTACGAAATCTGTCCCCAAGGAAGAAGTTTCTAGCTATGGTGTGGTGGTGACAGACGAAGATGGGCGTGTCAAAGCTTTCCAAGAAAAACCTTCAACTGAAGAAGCCCTCAGCACCAATATCAACACAGGTATTTACATCTTTGAGCCAGAGGTTTTTAACTATATCCCCTCTGATATCGAGTATGACATTGGTAGCGAATTGTTTCCCAAATTGGTAGAAATCCAAGCTCCCTTCTATGCCATCCCTATGGACTTTGAATGGGTAGATATTGGTAAAGTCCCAGACTATTGGCGGGCGATTCGCGGTGTGCTGCTAGGTGAAATCAAAAATGTGCAAATCCCCGGTCATGAAGTTGCCCCTGGCATCTATACTGGCTTAAATGTTGCCGTAAATTGGGACAAAGTAGATATCACAGGCCCCGTTTACATTGGCGGTATGACGAGAATCGAAGACGGAGCTAAAATAGTTGGCCCAGCGATGATTGGGCCCAATTGTTGGATATGTAGTGGTGCAACAGTAGAAAACAGCGTGATTTTTGAATGGTCGCGCCTAGGCCCCGGAGTTCGGTTAGTCGATAAGCTAGTATTTGGACGTTATTGCGTAGATAAAACTGGTGCTGCTATTGATGTTCAAGCCGCAGCTTTAGACTGGCTGATTACTGATGCCCGTCAAACAGTGCCATCACATACTCCTGTTGAGCGACAAGCGATAGAGGAATTGTTGGGAACAACTACAAATTAG